From Arachis hypogaea cultivar Tifrunner chromosome 3, arahy.Tifrunner.gnm2.J5K5, whole genome shotgun sequence:
AGCATCATCCCCAACATCAGCTACATCCTCGTCCCCATTATCATTGTGGAAAGTGTTCATTAACTCCAACATCATTAATGGTTGTATCTCCATGCCACTGTGTCTAGAGCCATCTTCTACTCGTGGAGCCAGCTCAATGCAAGGTGTAAGGCGCGCAGACCCGTCGCTGTCACTACTACCCTGTCGGCCTTCACTGGCGTTGTGGTGAAACACTCCCTGGACGTATTCAACGTCACCTCCTTCAAGTGTAATTGGAGCTCCCAAGTTGTGGCTCAACCGAAACCCTTTCTTCCAAGTGTTACTCGTCCGACCCGACTCAAAATCCCCCAACCCGTCTCCTTGGCGTGACCCATCATCCCCAGTCCAAGTTGTTGATGAGCTTGGGCCAATCGAATAGCCCCTCCCCTTTTTTGGTCCATTTATCTTAGTAGGCTTTGCACAAACACCCTTTAATTTCATATTATTATTCCTTATGCCCCCAACTTTCAGCCTATCATGCCACTATATATAATCCTTAGTCACCATTTTTTCAGAGTTTGCCTCATTACTCGTAAAATCATATCCCGCAGAATCAGCTTTATCTTCAATACCTACAGAACCTGAATGATACGTTACATAATTCTTATTATTCTGTTTTGAATGCTCATTAATCCACTCATTCAAAATTGATTATGGTATTACGACTCTACCTTTCTCCTCTCCCACCTCCCTTGGCATTTGTACCACCACTTCTGCCACCTGATCTCTATAGTCTTCCAGTGTGATTGTCTGTGCATTCCTTATATCCATAACCGCGTACTCTCTTGCTACCTCTTTCCCTAGTTTTTTATGGCTAGGCCTGACTTCAACATCTGTTTTTAAGTTACAACTCAATCCATATGTATCACGACCAACCTCTTTCACCAGGACATCGAAGACACTCGTGCCTAATGTAATATGGACCCATTCATTAATCACATCCATGACACAAGTATCAATTTGCACACGTCCAACACTGAAGGATAGCACGATTCCATCACTTTATCGCATCCAACTACTTTCTCCCATTGACTTCCTATCGTTCTGAAAGTATCCACTGACCAAGCATTCAGCAGAACCCTAAAGCATTCTAACTGCACTCTCCTAGTTTTGCTTTGCTCTGCCTCATCCTATCTCTATACACTATGGAAGAATTGTAACAGACTATTCACTCTAAAAGGGTAAGCCTCTTCTGCATGCAACATATTATCAAAATTCAGAAGGGGATTATATACTTCGAGCTCCTTAACCTAAACAACTTGAGGTAGATTCTTCCCAATCATATCCTTCAAAGAGTTATAATCAATGACCTTCGTTGTTCCGCCCACTAAACTCCTCCGTAGCAATTCCAGATTCTTTTTGGCCGTTGATACTTTCACTTTTTTCGTCCATCCATTTCCATGAGGGTCTTCTTCGTTTGTTTCCTTCATTGGTTCTTTGACATCCATCCCTGAGTTTCTTTGGTCCACTCCCCGTTTCGACTAGTCGTTTATAGCTTTTCGATTCGCCTCTACTTCCTGAACCCTCGTCCTTCCTTTCGTATCTCTTGTTCTCCCATACTTAGGTTCCCCCACGGAAATAATATTCCTTCTCAATCTCATTCGATTCATTTTCACTGTAGCCTTCAACACTCATCCCTTTGTTATATATcgtatgaatgcaaaaatgtataaattatcatttttttgttttcgtGATAAATATATATCATTTATGTGTCCAATCCAATTAAACCGATAGAACAATTCCTTCTTCGATAAGTCTTCtaaaaaattgttaacaaaaaaaaatatttgtttttcaaTCGCTGGTACTCTTTTCAAAAACCCTCGAACCCATCTCATTTGCACTAGTTCTATGCCATCTTATGTTTTccatcctctctctctttttcctcatGTCCCGTGATATTTTGAGgacaatctattttttttttcaaataattatatatgtaaaaaTCCTTTAATCTTATATATGTATATCTATAGTGAATTGGCATTTTGTAAGTATTTTTTGTTGCCTATTGACTCTACTcaccaaaatattttttcaagtcTACTAAGTACTAACAATAAAAGGATTTAAATACCGAATACTCAACGAagttataataaaatttgttctaAAGcaatttaactaatatatatatatatatatatatatatatatataattctaataagTGGGATAAATAAGTATCACATTTAACaggtattttttttaagaaattgatactgaatttaaatttaataatgaaaaataattttattatattttataacacttaatatttgaagaaaaatattccaaaaaaatattatatgataattattatggTATCCTATAAATATtgcctaattttttaaaatagataactagttaatattttaataaattttaaatatttaattttttaagataaaaataatttaaataatttaaacatcAAAACAAAAGACAGTGTAAAATTTACCATATTATATATTCATTGTTGTTAGATctaataatagataatatataaaaatattaaaaaattattagaatttattattttttgttattatttttatttattaatttaatttttaatttaataattaaataatatattttaattcatatttttaatattaataattaattaataaaaaaaataaattttaataatcttcTTATTTGGTACAGATACAAATCATCGAAGTCAGAAGTAGTGATAATTGTTTCATAACTTTATTTCCCGAGAAGACAAAGTCATTGTAAAATGTTAagaattagtataaaatattgagaaataCTAATTAGTAATTTGTATGATAATTGATATTTGAAAAGAGGTTTTTACTTATATACTGgataggaagaagagaagaataagaaAGGCGGCGGATGCGAGGCGaggggaagagatagaagaagaataaacaTTAAACAAGAGGAAGTAGTCCCCATTCTCATATCCACAATTCACAAATTAGTTAGGCTTGGATGATCAGTTTGGTCACTGTTAGCATAATACGCAGCTGAATAGCTATTACTGTTAGGTTAAGCTAGGCTGGATTGCCAATCCTATCTTTGTTTACATTAGGATTGATGGCTTCTCAATCGGCGAATGTTTGGGTGCTGCTGGGGCTGGGTATCGCCGGCATCTTGCTCCTTACCAGGAAGCTCAAGCACACTGTCAGACAGGATTTGGGCGCTTTCATTCAGAAGCTTCAGCTGCTCCCTCCGCCCCAGCCCGCTCCTCCCAAGGCTCCTCATCCTCTCACCGCCCTCACTTTCGCCCTTTCCGACCTGTATGTTTtcattccctctctctctctctctctctctctctctctctctctctctctctctctctcgactTGACTTACATACTTGACTACTTACCAGATTTGACATAGAGGGACACGTCTCCACTTTCGGGCATCCTGATTGGGCACGCACCCATGAAGCTGCTTCTTCCACTTCTCCCGTAGTCTCCGCTCTCGTTGAAGGCGGTGCGACCTGCCTTGGTACCACTCTTGTCGATGACCTAGCATACGGGTTCGTAACGTTTTCTATTATTATGTTGCTTGTACTCTAAGTCTATGCGATTCATAACTCTAAGTCTATGCTTGGTACCACTCTTGTCGATGACCTAGCATACCACTCTTGGCCTTCCTGGGGTTATGAAATAGTAAACAACATGACATGCACTGCTGCACGGTATTGTGTGATTATAATTTCTTCCTAACATTACGCATTTGAGTGAAAACAAGTTGTTTTGGGCATCCTTATTTGCAGTATCAGTGGTGAAAATAAGCATTATGGAACGCCAACCAATCCTTCTGTGCCTGCTCGTGTACCGGGTGGATCCTCTAGTGGGGCTGCTGTGGCTGTTGCCGCCAATTTTGTGGATTTTTCATTGGGTGAGCATCTTAATGTCTTTTTCACTCCAATAGTTTTAGCATACATAGTATCAACTTCGATGACGTCAAGCAACTTTTCTCGGCACTTTGTGATTTTTGTGTGCCTGTGCCTTTGTTCCttctataatattatttttatgaaggcttggtgcataccttgcttttgtatttgtTCTTAGAATCAAGAATAGGGTTTTCTTAGTTGCAGTCTAGATTCATGCAGAAAGTACTTCACAAAGATGTTTAAGACATTAAAGGTTCAGACATGGTTCATGTTTGGGCTATTTTGGATTGATGGGAGTTAAGGTGTGGAGTGCAATGGATTTTAAAGGAGTGGAGTTATTATTCTACTCCATTGTTAGGACGAATTTGGGCATCCACTCTAAACACCTTAAAGGAGTGGAGTTATTATTCTACTCCGTTTATTTTGATAGCAGTTAGTTGTGAAAAAGATGATAGAATCTTGACTAGTTGTTTGTTCAGGTAACTTGACAATCTATAAAAGCTCCAGCATGAGTAGAATGGGTAGCCCAGTAGAGAGAGGTAGAGGGTGTCCaagaaaatattgataaaaccaTTAAGAAGTAAGTGGATTGCCTATATACGTGGCTATGATAGGAATGGTGTTGTCATTTAGTTTCAGATAATTGATCCTATCTAGCCCTAAAAGGAGGTGTTGTTGTTACCGCCTTACAGCCACTCAGGATATTTTCAATTCAAAAGTGAAAGTGTATTCCttctatatttgttatttttgtttagtATTACAATATAAGTTTTGTATAATATTGACCAATGCTGATTTATTGCACCATATCTAACAGGTATTGATACTGTTGGTGGGGTGAGAGTGCCTGCTGGGTTTTGTGGCATTCTAGGATTTCGACCTTCATATGGTGCTGTTCCTCATGTGGGAATTATACCTATTTCAACAAGTCTAGACACTATTGGTATGAATGATCCAATTATATATTATGATCTGATCTTTGAGCATGTGTACATCGGTGGCTGTtacatctatttatttattctgaATGATTAGTATACTTTCTTGGCTGAAAGATCAACCAGACGAGAAAATATATCTTATAATCACTTTTCATTTAAACCTCATgttcatttatttgtttttaaagaTTAGTAAATTCACTTGGTTGAAAGATCAAGCAGTGGAGAAAATAAATGTTCTATTAAGGTTACTTTTTGTTTAACTTTCTTGTATAGCTACTGTCATTGTTTTGGTTTATCAATATGGATCCTTTTATTATGTCATTTCTGCATTTctctatttctttttaattctgaAATGCCCTTTACAGGTTGGTTTGCTAAGGATCCTCATATTTTGTGTCGTGTTGGCCACGTACTCTTACAAGCACCATTTGTAACTCACCGGAATCCCCGGCAGATAGTTGTAGCTGATGATTGTTTTCAGCATCTAAATGTTCCTCTTGAAAGGAGTTTGCAGGTGGTGATCAAAGCCACTGAGAAGCTTTTTGGAAGTATGTCCTGCAGGATGTTTGCTCTTGTGTGTGTGTTGTTTTTAAGCTAAATTTTGTTGCTTATTAACTAACAGAACAATAACTTATAAACATCGGTTGTCTTAGGGCAAGTATTGAAGCACATAAATCTTGAGGACTATATAAGTGCTAAAATTCCTAGCTTGAAGGAGCACTCTAACCAGAATACAAATGGTGAACTGAAATCTtcttcatttaaattacttgccaaCATTGCTCAATTCCTACAAAGGTTAGTTGTTTTTTTGTGATGTGAAAATACTGGTATAATTTGTAACTTTTACGGTAAGCACTTCATTAACAAGAATAAGTTGCTTTTCAATGTCGTTTGAACTCTTCATTCTCATTTGGTGTGTATTAATCACATCTGTTGAAGTCGTCAGTTATATAGTGTGATTATTATCAACCTATTGTACAGGCATGAATTCAAACTTAAGCATGATGAATGGATGAACACAGTAAACCCCGATCTTCATCCAGCTGTCTCAGCACAATTACATGGAAAGTTTGAGGTATCCGATGCAGAGATAGGAAAGTCCAAATCTGTTAGAAGTGACATGCGTGCTGCTCTAAATATGCTTTTGAAGGTAATGATTGTATCCCTCTCTGTATGCAACTTTTGTCAAGTCCTAATTTAACATAAGTTTTTGAAGTggatttgatctttaatttggcTGCATCTTCAAGTCCACAGTCAAATTTATCTTCAAATTCTGTTGCTATCTTACAAATTCTTATAGTGTGAAAAAAAAGGTTACCTGATGCACAAGCATCCCGCTTTCGCTACTCAGGGTTCCAGGGAATGCCTCTCCCAAAGGGAGTGCATAATAGTGTGTGAttgttcaaaattaaattttgctGAATTTCCGCAAACTTAGGGAAAAAGGTCACTAAAAAAAAACACAGATTGAGAACAGATACCATTCTaaacaagttactgaatttaTAGTCCAGTCATACCAAAATCAAATtcatttttctataaaaaagCAGTCTTGATATATTAAACATGATTGTGCCGAGTATAATTTGTTTTGATGCTTTTAAGGATGATGGAATTTTGGTGATCCCAACTGTAGCTGATCCTCCTCCAAAATTGGGTGGGAAGGAGATCCAGTCAGAGGATTATCAAAGCCGTGCATTTAGACTGCTTAGTATTGCTAGCTTGTCAGGTTGCTGTCAGGTAAAATTCTTCAGGTTTGGTTAATAAGTGCCCTTGGTGACTAGTGTACATGTTAAGGTTTCTAATGTAGAAATCTATAGTTGAAAATTAGAATGTTCCAAGTTTTCaaagaatttatatatataaaatattttagaagtTTCTATCATGAGTAACCTTAAGATGTGTTGGCACTTCCGCACTTGCCAGCAAAAACCCAAATTTTTACCATGCcaagggaaaaaaaaaattcaagtcaTCTTCTGGTGCTCTTTTTAGTCGCTTTTCTGACCATGCTATTCAACTTTTCTCTATATTCTGCTGTTTTATCCTTTCAGGTCACTATTCCACTAGGATTTTATGATAAGTGTCCTGTTTCAGTGTCCTTAATAGCTCGTCATGGTAATGATCTCTTTCTACTGGAGACTCTAGAAACCATGTATACAACTCTTCAAGAGCAGGCAGATGTTGCTTCCAAGGCTAAATCATCAAGAAATGTTGTCAGTAAGGAAGAGTCTGCTGAAATAGCAAAAGAGAAGGTATTGCTGTTATGTGGACAGGGGATATATTCAGTATTTGTTTCAATTATGGTTGTGTGATGTgatcttttatttataaattaatgtaGTTTAGCATGtcttttttttaagtttgtgGTGTGGTTCCTATATTGCGGTGTATTTTTTATGTGATGTTGATGCATTCGTATGAATATTTACAACATTCATCTAGTACATATAAGATTCTCAGCTATGGTTAACATCTTTAAGTGTATACCTTCCTTCTCTTCTGCCTGTATCTTGTATGGAGCCATGGAGACAATTCTACTGCAATTAGTTGATGAATTTCTGATTTCCGTGCTCTTAGCATTTTTCCTGTAGCACAAACTTGGTTATCAATCCGCGGAATCTTCATGATGATGCTGTATGACAGAACTATTCAAACTGAAAAGTGAACTTTTGGTTCTCCATAAATGTTGAACTCAAACTTTGATGGGAATTTAGGTGTTAACCTTGTCTATTCAAACATGTCAAACCATAAATAGTCAGAAAAGCTGaactatcataaaattattttatattatctgtGTAGGTCCTCTCATCACCATGGGTAACCTCAAAATATTCTTTGTAAGCCTTCAGTCCTTAAAGAAATATCTGCAATAACTTCTGCACTTACATTTTTCAAAAGATTCTTTGTAAGCCTTAAGCCAATAAGGTGTATCTGCTATTATTTCTGTACTTGGATAAGTATATTTGATCATTGAACTGGTTGGTTTTTCATAAGCAGCTCCTGGAATTTGTATTAGTCTCCTGATTCTTTTTATCATTATTTCTCACTTTGTTCATGTTCTTCTCCTTAATCCCTCCTCATCACTTAATGATTCAGGGAAACCAGGCCTACAAAGATAAGCAGTGGCAGAAAGCCATTGAGTTTTATTCAGAAGCTATCAAACTTAGTGGCAATAATGCAACATACTACAGTAATAGGGCTCAGGCTTATCTAGAACGTGGGAGGTAGCTTCTCACTCTTGCTAATTTTCTTCTCAAAATTGTATTACAAACATGTtgatgttcttttcttggcttatcCAGTTATCTCCAAGCTGAGGCAGACTGTACAAAAGCAATTAACCTTGACAAAAAGGTGAGTGTTGTTTTCAGATAATGTTGAACTTGGAAGTGTATGATGTCATTGTGATTTGTGACTGATGATTTGTCGTCATAGATTATGCAAGAACTCGTAGACTTCTTGGCATATGCATGGATGACATTTTGTGGCAAAATAGAATAAGATTCTTTGTAATTCTGAAGATATTTACATTGTATATTGGGTGCATGCCATGGTTTACAAAATTTATTTACTTTGCTATGACAAGAATAATTAAAGCTTCGAGAAAGAGAGATCTAGTAGCTCTGCTTCTTTCATCAGTTGATACTTGCAATGAATAATTGAGCATTGAGCATTGAGCATGATAACCAAGCAATTTGTTGGTAACATCCCTTCAATACCTTCATTTTACACAGAATGTAAAGGCCTATTTCCGTAGAGGCACAGCTCGAGAGATGCTAGGCTACTACAAGGATGCAATTGATGGTAAGATATTTCCTCCTTCTAACATTTATGAGAACCTTGTCACTATCATTTCTTTCATCCCTTCTGACATTCGTGGTAGATGTCCATTCTGGAGTATTATTTTACACATACATGTACATCATACATAAGATCGATCCCCAACCACTAGGTAGTAAAtggatttaatttgtttttatttctttatttatgtgCTTCGACTGTACTTCaagtatttcttttaattttttgagatGGGTTTTAAAACATTATGTTTTGCTGAAGATTGAACCGTTCCTACGCTTGAAATTCAATTTGTTTGTGGTGAAATTGCATTTGAATTGTCAAATTTGTTGTAGTATTAGACAATTACAtgtgtgtatgtctaaataagtTTCTTGTGTTAATCCTAATCACATGTCAATAACATTAAATTTATTCTGCAGATTTTAAATATGCCCTTGTGCTTGAGCCAACGAACAAAAGGGCAGCTGCAGCTGCTGAAAGGCTGAGGAAGCTATTCCAGTAGGCTTATGGCTGTGAAATTTGAACACAAGGTCGAAGAAGGACAAAAGAGAAGGGGTTGGGGACTTGGGGGGTAGGGAGTAAGTGATCTTAATGGTCTTTGTAGGGATGGACAGTAATACCCCAGAACCATTTAGGCCTTGAAATGATTGATTGGTATGCGGTCCTAATTGCAGTGCGATAATCACACAGGAGTAATTTGATATGTAGTTTCTTGCGGAAAAATGATGATGATTCTTTTGTTGTTCACGGCAAAGGCTAATTATAGACGTTGAAACTTGAAAACGTGTATTCTTAGGTGTTATTGACAGAGTGACGTGTTATTTCTATTTGCTAGAAGGAGCCCCAATTTTGACCACGGTTAATTTATTTGTATTGTAATATAGTATCAGATATTAGTCAAGTAAGTTGGATGCTTTTTCCCAATCAATAATTCTATGTTGCTTATTGTGCATCTGCGCTTTTTTCCTTGGGTTGCATGTAGTTGGAACTTGGGACTTGGGAAGTTAATGGGTGAAAATTTTAATGAATGAATTTTAAGTGTATTGTTACGTAATAGAAATCTGGAACATCAATGGCAGATTTCAACAAGGTCAGTAAGACGGTAACCTCACTGGGATTAGAAACATGCCCGTGTTCCAGAATATATTCGTATGGAAACATTTACACAAGAGAAAGAACTTGGAGATCGTCATCTCGTCTTAAGCTAACGTTTGCTTGGACGATCGACAAACAAAATCATCGTCTCAATCAAATGCTAGAAGCTCATCCAGCTGTTCGTCTGTCCAATGCGGAATTGTATTTTGTGGATTTGAGATCACTCTTTGTCCTTCTAAGTGCTTTTTTACCTCGGTGTCTACACCAGCAGATATATGAATCGAATTTTTTGTTAAAGAACCACCGCCTCGAGCACTGCATGCTAGGTTTAGATTGTCTCCTTCAGCTGATTTAGGTGGATTGTGCTGGCCGTTCAACTCAGTTTGGATCTCATCACCACAGGTTACTTCTTCAGGTCGAACATTATCCTGTTTCAATGATAAGTTCTCTCTTTCGAAAACAGATTTTTGGTTTCTGTTGTTTCCATCATCAGAGTGACAGCTTAGTACAACTAAATCTTCTCCCATTTGTTTGTGAATATCTACTTCTTCTATAAACTTTGAGCCTAAGCTGAGGTTAGTCATGATTCCTTCAGTTCTTTCCTGTGGCAGAGCAAATGTATTGTCCATCATCCGTGACTCTTCATGTCTTTCTTCTGTAAGAAACCTTGAATCTAACCTATTACCAATCACGATTCCTTCAGTTCTTTCTGGTGGCAGAGAGAATGTCTCAGTAGGCATCCTTGACTTTTCATGCCCTTCTCTTGCAACGAGCCTTGACTCTATTCTGTGATCTTCAGTTCTTTCCTTCTCTGACAGAGAGAATGTATTGCCCAGCGTCCTTGGTTCTTCATGCCTTTCTGTGGCACCAGGCAGACAACAAATGAGCAGATATGGATTTTCTAAGACCTCAATCTTGTCAGTTAGCCATTGAAGTGAGGGGGAATCACCACTTCCGAAGGCAAAGAAGGATCAAATTAAGGAACTTGAGCTATATCGCtgacatatataaacattaagtAAATACCCATATCTGGTGTAGTCTGCCTCGCTGAGATAGAAGGATGAATTTGCCCTGATGGAAGTCCGCTGTCCTTGCAGAAAATCTGTATAGCATAAACAATCAGAAGCAACATGTAGTCATAAATGACCTCATTCTTCAAGGAAAAAGGAATGAGTCTGGATCCAATTATCACAATCTAGTGAGTAGTGACATAACTGATTAGTTTCTTTACTCATGAAGCCAATCCATTAACATTCCGCACTAACGGAATGATAGGTTGGGAGGTAAAAGTTTAATGGAGGAGATCGATAGataaatttagaaatcaaactcaCCCATGAAAATTTCAACCTCATTTTTTAAGTTTCCAAACTAACTCACTCTTAGTTAAGGTACGAGTGTAAATATGGAGGTTAAACTTTTGTAGATTAGCTTTGCTATATAACTATACTTACAAGTCCAAATCCCAAGTCCCAATACCCTAAACCCAATCCATGAAATTTTCTACCCTTGTATGACACATATATGAGAGCAATTTGGCTCAACTCAACGGTTGATATGTGCTGAGAAATGGAAAACCCATGTTTCTACTTACAGAGAAGAAGGGATAAAAAGTTGAGGCCAAAACATAGATGATCCCATACCTTGAGTATGTTACGTAATGTTATGTTGAGATAACAAGTCGAGCGAGTGGGAGCAAATACAGCCACCTGAATTGGGGAAGGTTTTCACGCAAGCAAGGAagcaaaaaaaaatgtaaaaaagatCAATACAAATCATGAACCAGAAACGAACTCAACATGTGTAGGATGCAGAGCGCCAAGCAAAGAAACTGACCTTTTGGAGGACTACAACTGAACCAACAGTTATATCCTTCCCATATTCACCGTCGGAGAAGGCTTTATGGTGAACACTGGCATTAATTATTCCCGTAGGGTCCTGAAATCAAAATTTAGAGACTCAGATATGTGTAGGTAAAGCATGAGTTTAGTTTACAAGAGAGTAGGCGCAAAACCTTGAGGGTGACCATCATGTCTCCAAAACCATTGGGAGTGCACGATTTGATAACAGCTACGACCAGAGGCACTCTCACGACATTTAGATGCTTCTTGATTGAGTTCAAAGGCGTCACAGAATCACTCTCTCTGTCCAGGGAACGAAGGAAATGGAAGGCGGAAAGCCACGCATTCGTGGTGAAATCGTGATCGCTTTCGTGGCCGTTTTGGACGACGCGGCGAATGAATTCTTGTGTGGGAAGAAGGGGCTCTTCCAGGGGACCTCGGGATCTCCGGTGCATCATGGCGGCCTGAACGGCACCGGCAGGACCCGGAATGagcggtggcggtggcggtggcgatGCAGAGTCGGCGTCGATTAGGGTTTGGGATTGGGATTGGTGTTGGATGGAATTGGAATCGGAATTGGAATGGGAGTGGAATCGCTTGCAAGGTCGGAGAAAGGAAGAGAGATCAGAGTCGTCGACGTCAAGCTCTGCCCATGGTTCCAACTCCATTCTGCACTGACTATGTACAGCGCCAAACAGAAAATTGGTTAACGCGGGAAGCTCCAGTCTTGTGGCTGTGGTGCCTGCCAATGGGCTCTTGGGCTTGGATTCAAATATTTTTGGGCTTGAAGGGCTAAGATCTTCGCCATTGTCTGCCTTTTTTACCTTTAGACTTTCAGCATACCCTTAAATTGTTATTTCTGGCCCTTTTTTAATCCTTTTTTTAAcatgaattatattttaaaaaataatgaaaattcacGCAcagttatttttatgtgaagttgCTAATTAAGAATCTTTAGAtaacaatttagttaaatatgtcaaatcatttaatACTTTTCAACTAacaacttcacatgaaaataacTGTACGTGAGTCTCTACCTTAA
This genomic window contains:
- the LOC140183896 gene encoding translocon at the outer membrane of chloroplasts 64-like, with the translated sequence MASQSANVWVLLGLGIAGILLLTRKLKHTVRQDLGAFIQKLQLLPPPQPAPPKAPHPLTALTFALSDLFDIEGHVSTFGHPDWARTHEAASSTSPVVSALVEGGATCLGTTLVDDLAYGISGENKHYGTPTNPSVPARVPGGSSSGAAVAVAANFVDFSLGIDTVGGVRVPAGFCGILGFRPSYGAVPHVGIIPISTSLDTIGWFAKDPHILCRVGHVLLQAPFVTHRNPRQIVVADDCFQHLNVPLERSLQVVIKATEKLFGRQVLKHINLEDYISAKIPSLKEHSNQNTNGELKSSSFKLLANIAQFLQRHEFKLKHDEWMNTVNPDLHPAVSAQLHGKFEVSDAEIGKSKSVRSDMRAALNMLLKDDGILVIPTVADPPPKLGGKEIQSEDYQSRAFRLLSIASLSGCCQVTIPLGFYDKCPVSVSLIARHGNDLFLLETLETMYTTLQEQADVASKAKSSRNVVSKEESAEIAKEKGNQAYKDKQWQKAIEFYSEAIKLSGNNATYYSNRAQAYLERGSYLQAEADCTKAINLDKKNVKAYFRRGTAREMLGYYKDAIDDFKYALVLEPTNKRAAAAAERLRKLFQ
- the LOC112735592 gene encoding uncharacterized protein, translated to MELEPWAELDVDDSDLSSFLRPCKRFHSHSNSDSNSIQHQSQSQTLIDADSASPPPPPPLIPGPAGAVQAAMMHRRSRGPLEEPLLPTQEFIRRVVQNGHESDHDFTTNAWLSAFHFLRSLDRESDSVTPLNSIKKHLNVVRVPLVVAVIKSCTPNGFGDMMVTLKDPTGIINASVHHKAFSDGEYGKDITVGSVVVLQKVAVFAPTRSTCYLNITLRNILKIFCKDSGLPSGQIHPSISARQTTPDMERHEEPRTLGNTFSLSEKERTEDHRIESRLVAREGHEKSRMPTETFSLPPERTEGIVIGNRLDSRFLTEERHEESRMMDNTFALPQERTEGIMTNLSLGSKFIEEVDIHKQMGEDLVVLSCHSDDGNNRNQKSVFERENLSLKQDNVRPEEVTCGDEIQTELNGQHNPPKSAEGDNLNLACSARGGGSLTKNSIHISAGVDTEVKKHLEGQRVISNPQNTIPHWTDEQLDELLAFD